The following proteins are co-located in the Chaetodon auriga isolate fChaAug3 chromosome 23, fChaAug3.hap1, whole genome shotgun sequence genome:
- the LOC143315904 gene encoding LOW QUALITY PROTEIN: NLR family CARD domain-containing protein 3-like (The sequence of the model RefSeq protein was modified relative to this genomic sequence to represent the inferred CDS: substituted 1 base at 1 genomic stop codon), which translates to MNRCEDREEGVRPSKTSLCGDDDGQTEAQRPEQQDPPDSAGPGPGPSCVSFRSDQSMDDFINFKQQHVSDRQIYGRPASTGPGPGPGAGPEPSCVSLKSEWSMGHVTDFKGERPSAAKRVHQESSEVPSGQSAQQHQTHLDSIFMLLEENIVSFVRNELKKIKTVLSPNDPECLESQEEDEEVLDGEDAEQRRSSREAFLKITQHFLRRMKEEELAERLQSKLFAPVCRGQLKSNLKEKFQCVFEGIAKSGKWTLLNQIYTELFITEGGTGQVNDEHEVRQIETASRKPHGPETTIRQEDIFKPPGRDEPIRTVMTKGVAGIGKTVLTQKFTLDWAEEKAHQDIQFMFPFTFRELNVLKEKEFSLVELVHHFFPETKEAGICRFEEFRVLFILDGLDECRLPLDFHNNEILTDVTKSTSVDVLLTNLIRRNLLPSAHLWITTRPAAANQIPPECVDMVTEVRGFTDEQKEEYFRKRFRDKEQASRIISHIKTSXSLHIMCHIPVFCWLTATVLEDVMKTREDGELPKTLTQMYIHFLVVQSKVKNMKYDRGAESDPQWTPESRKMIESLGKLAFEQLQKGNLIFYESDLTECGIDIRAASVYSGVFTQIFKEERGLYQDKVFCFVHLSVQEFLAALHIHLTFIKSGVNLLSEEQRTSHERAGSKLVRLTKVFKDREPELTHLYQSAVDKALQSPNGHLDLFLRFLLGLSLQTNQILLRGLLTQTGSGSKTSQATVEYIKRKIEETPSAEKSINLFHCLNELNDRSLVDQIQQSLSSGSLSTDELSPAQWSALVFILLSSQKGLDVFDLKKFSASEEALLRLLPVVKASNKALLSGSNLSERSCEVLSSVLRSQSSSLRELDLSHNHLQDSGVKLLSAGLESPHCALETLRLSGCLITEEGCASLASALRSNPSHLRELDLSYNHPGDSGVKLLSAGLEDPHCRLDTLRVEPAGVRWLTPGLRKYSCELKLDTNTVNRNIKLSDNNRMMMYVKEDQSYPDHPDRFDCWPQLLCGTGLTGRCYWEVEWRGQVYVSVSYRRIRRKGDRRECLFGGNDQSWRLYCSDDGDYFVCHNNRITFIFSSSSSSSSSSSVSHRVGVYVDCPAGTLSFYSVSSDSLIHLHTFNTTFTEPLYPGFGFRFWSRSRSGSSVSLCPL; encoded by the exons atgaatcggtgtgaggacagagaggagggagtccgtccctctaaaaccagtctgtgtggggacgatgacggccagaccgaagctcagag gccagagcagcaggacccaccagactctgctggacctggacctggacccagctgtgtgtccttcaggagtgaCCAGTCAATGGATGACTTCATtaattttaaacagcaacatgtctctgacagaca gatctatgggagaccagcctctactggacctggacctggacctggagctggacctgaacccagctgtgtgtccttgaagagtgaatgGTCGATGGGTCACGTCACTGATTTCAAAGGAGAgcgaccgtctgctgcaaagag agtccaccaggagagctcagaggttcctagtggtcagtctgcccagcagcatcaaacccacctggactccatatttatg ctgctggaggagaacattgtctcttttgtgaggaacgagctgaagaagatcaagacggttctgagtccaaatgacccagaatgcttagagagtcaggaggaggatgaggaggtgttggacggtgaggatgcagagcagaggaggagcagcagagaggcatttctgaagatcacacagcacttcctgaggagaatgaaggaggaggagctggctgagcgtctgcagagca aactttttgctccagtttgtcggggtcaacttaaatctaacctgaaggagaagttccagtgtgtgtttgaggggatcgctaaatCAGGAAAGTGGACCCttctgaatcagatctacacagagctcttcatcacagagggaggtactggacaggtcaatgatgaacatgaggtcagacagattgaaacagcatccaggaaaccacatggaccagaaaccacaatcagacaagaagacatctttaaaccacctggacgagatgaaccaatcagaacagtgatgacaaagggagtggctggcattgggaagacggtcttaacacagaagttcactctggactgggctgaagaaaaagcccaccaggacatacagttcatgtttccattcactttcagagagctgaatgtgctgaaagagaaagagttcagcttggtggaacttgttcatcacttctttcctgaaaccaaagaagcaggaatctgcaggtttgaagagttcagggttttgttcatccttgacggtctggatgagtgtcgacttcctctggatttccacaacaatgagatcctgactgatgttacaaagtccacctcagtggatgtgctgctgacaaacctcatcaggaggaacctgcttccctctgctcacctctggataaccacacgacctgcagcagccaatcagatcccccctgagtgtgttgacatggtgacagaggtcagagggttcactgatgaacagaaggaggagtacttcaggaagaggttcagagacaaggagcaggccagcagaatcatctcccacatcaagacatcatgaagcctccacatcatgtgccacatcccggtcttctgctggctcactgctacagttctggaggatgtgatgaagaccagagaggacggagagctgcccaagaccctgactcagatgtacatccacttcctggtggttcagtccaaagtgaagaacatgaagtatgatagaggagctgagtcagatcctcagtggactccagagagcaggaagatgattgagtctctgggaaaactggcttttgagcagctgcagaaaggaaacctgatcttctacgaatcagacctgacagagtgtggcatcgatatcagagcagcctcagtatactcaggagtgttcacacagatcttcaaagaggagagaggactgtaccaggacaaggtgttttGCTttgtccatctgagtgttcaggagtttctggctgctcttcatatccatctgaccttcatcaagtctggagtcaatctgctgtcagaagaacaaagaaccTCCCATGAACGTGCAGGGTCTAAACTTGTCCGGTTGACAAAAgtcttcaaagacagagaacCTGAACTAACACATCTCtaccagagtgcagtggacaaggccttacagagtccaaatggacacctggacctgttcctccgattcctcctgggactttcactgcagaccaatcagattCTCCTACGAGgtctgctgacacagacaggaagtggctcaaaaaccagTCAGGCAACAGTCGAGTACATCAAGAGGAAGATTGAAGAGActccctctgcagagaaaagcatcaatctgttccactgtctgaatgaactgaatgatcgttctctggtggatcagatccagcagtccttgagttcaggaagtctctccacagatgaactgtctcctgctcagtggtcagctctggtcttcatcttactctCATCACAAAAAGGTCTggacgtgtttgacctgaagaaattctctgcttcagaggaggctcttctgaggctgctgccagtggtcaaagcctccaacaaagctct actgagtggctctaacctctcagagagaagctgtgaagttctgtcctcagtcctcagatctcagtcctccagtctgagagagctggacctgagtcacaaccacctgcaggattcaggagtgaaactgctgtctgctggactggagagtccacactgtgcactggaaactctcag gctgtcaggctgtctgatcacagaggaaggctgtgcttctctggcctcagctctgagatccaacccctcccatctgagagagctggacctgagctacaatcatccaggagactcaggagtgaagctgctgtctgctggactggaggatcctcactgcagactggacactctcag ggtggagcctgctggagtccgatggttgacaccaggtctgaggaagt attcctgtgaactcaaactggacacaaacacagtgaacagaaacatcaaactgtctgacaacaacaggatgATGATGTATGTgaaggaggatcagtcatatcctgatcatccagacaggtttgactgctggcctcagctgctgtgtggaactggtctgactggtcgctgttactgggaggtcgagtggaGAGGACAGGTttatgtatcagtgagttacagaagaatcagaaggaaaggagacaggagagagtgtttgtttggagggaatgatcagtcctggagactTTACTGCTCCGATGATGGTGATTACTTTGTCTGtcacaataacagaataacattcatcttctcctcctcctcctcctcctcctcctcctcctctgtctctcacagagtaggagtgtatgtggactgtcctgctggcactctgtccttctacagtgTCTcgtctgactcactgatccacctccacaccttcaacaccacattcactgaacctctttatcctggctttgggttcaggttctggtccaggtccaggtctggttcctcagtgtctctgtgtcctctgtag